A single Candidatus Amarolinea dominans DNA region contains:
- a CDS encoding glycosyltransferase family 2 protein, which produces MTLPHVSIIILTWNSRAEVPAALEAALASDYPSFDVIVVDNGSTDGTPALIRERWPGLTVLENGRNLGFCGGNNSGMRHALAAGADAVLLLNDDAVVAPDMLRLLVVAGQQTPRGGLFGPTVLTAQAPQVILSAGGFLRQGWQALPRGLGASDQGQYDAPPPLAGSTPGIDFLSGCALLATRNLLTTIGLLDEAFFAYYEDVEWCWRAQQAGFTVQLVPGARAWHPDTRTRPDGPALSYYLTRNSLLFARKRGLGYAVQTMILLGYLRTVSSWTVRPRWRSRRPQRDAVLFGIRDFLAGRGGAWQP; this is translated from the coding sequence GTGACTCTACCACACGTTTCTATCATCATCCTCACCTGGAACAGCCGCGCCGAAGTGCCTGCTGCGCTCGAAGCGGCGCTGGCTTCGGACTATCCGTCGTTCGATGTCATCGTTGTGGACAACGGCTCCACCGATGGCACGCCGGCCTTGATTCGAGAGCGCTGGCCGGGCCTGACGGTGCTGGAGAATGGGCGCAACCTCGGTTTCTGCGGGGGCAACAACTCGGGCATGCGCCATGCGCTGGCCGCGGGTGCGGACGCGGTGCTGCTGCTCAACGATGATGCCGTCGTCGCGCCCGACATGCTCCGGCTGCTGGTGGTCGCCGGTCAGCAGACGCCGCGGGGCGGGCTGTTCGGCCCCACCGTGCTGACCGCGCAGGCGCCGCAGGTCATCCTCTCCGCGGGCGGCTTTCTGCGCCAGGGCTGGCAGGCCTTGCCGCGCGGCCTGGGCGCGTCCGATCAGGGTCAGTACGATGCCCCGCCGCCGCTGGCTGGCAGCACACCAGGGATTGACTTCCTCTCCGGCTGCGCGCTGCTTGCCACGCGCAACCTGCTGACTACGATCGGCCTGCTCGACGAGGCGTTCTTCGCCTATTACGAAGATGTCGAATGGTGCTGGCGGGCGCAGCAGGCCGGTTTTACCGTGCAGCTCGTGCCTGGCGCCCGCGCCTGGCACCCTGACACGCGTACACGGCCCGATGGGCCGGCCCTCAGCTACTACCTCACGCGCAACAGCCTGCTGTTTGCCAGAAAGCGCGGTCTCGGCTATGCTGTGCAGACTATGATCCTGCTAGGCTACCTGCGCACCGTATCGAGTTGGACCGTGCGCCCGCGCTGGCGCAGCCGCCGACCGCAGAGGGATGCTGTGCTTTTTGGGATTCGGGACTTCCTGGCCGGTCGCGGCGGAGCCTGGCAGCCATGA
- a CDS encoding glycosyltransferase family 2 protein produces MPIMTGDVNGRAAADQPELSVIIPTFNRRAAVARLLTSLGQQTHSHFEVILVDDGSTDETPSLAASPQPFRFTYLRQANQGPTAARNRGAAVAQGEVLIFVDDDMVLHPHALAVLAARCQQRSGILWMGTLIGPGELSTSSASAAADHPVDFTLCKTGLLAMLRADFYDIGQFQDPTGGWPNWDDVDFGYRAHLAGYAIWQCRAALAEHWDYAGQDLAAACARWQRASQAAVRLFERYPALQSRLPMFADKTPIAWRQDPPRLVARKWVRRLMSGGMALHGLETMQRRAAAARWPSSVQVALQRWIVGGYIYRGFQKGLQQARTAIVERATVQP; encoded by the coding sequence ATGCCGATCATGACTGGTGATGTGAATGGCCGCGCGGCGGCCGATCAACCCGAACTGAGTGTCATCATCCCGACTTTCAACCGCCGGGCGGCTGTGGCGCGCCTGCTGACCAGCCTGGGCCAGCAAACGCACAGCCATTTTGAAGTTATTCTGGTGGACGATGGCTCCACCGACGAGACGCCGTCACTGGCCGCCAGCCCGCAGCCCTTTCGGTTCACCTATCTGCGCCAGGCCAACCAGGGGCCGACCGCGGCGCGCAATCGCGGCGCGGCCGTAGCGCAGGGCGAAGTGCTGATCTTCGTGGACGACGATATGGTGCTGCATCCCCACGCGCTGGCTGTGCTGGCCGCGCGTTGTCAGCAGCGGTCCGGCATTCTCTGGATGGGGACCCTGATCGGCCCAGGCGAGCTGAGCACCAGCAGCGCCAGTGCTGCGGCCGATCATCCGGTGGACTTCACCCTGTGCAAGACCGGACTGCTGGCTATGCTGCGCGCCGATTTCTACGACATCGGTCAGTTTCAGGACCCGACCGGCGGCTGGCCGAATTGGGACGATGTGGATTTTGGCTACCGGGCGCACCTGGCCGGTTACGCCATCTGGCAGTGCCGGGCGGCCCTGGCTGAACATTGGGACTACGCCGGGCAAGACCTGGCCGCGGCCTGCGCCCGCTGGCAGCGGGCCAGCCAGGCCGCGGTGCGCCTGTTCGAGCGTTACCCGGCGCTGCAGTCGCGCCTGCCCATGTTTGCTGACAAAACGCCCATCGCCTGGCGGCAAGACCCCCCGCGCCTGGTGGCGCGCAAATGGGTGCGGCGGCTGATGTCCGGCGGCATGGCCTTGCACGGCCTGGAAACTATGCAGCGCCGGGCCGCGGCCGCCCGCTGGCCGTCATCCGTGCAAGTCGCGCTACAGCGCTGGATTGTCGGTGGCTATATTTACCGCGGTTTTCAGAAAGGACTGCAACAGGCCCGCACAGCGATCGTCGAGCGGGCAACGGTGCAACCATGA
- a CDS encoding AMP-binding protein, protein MKTDLEAPISAGHGAAAALPTLVDILQQRAAQEPARVTYTFLHEGERPTVTLTCRQLDASARAIAAHLRRTLPAGARVLLLYPAGLEFISAFFGCLYAGVIAVPAPLLGTLTLKNSLARLQSIVDDAQASAVLTLTNIVSQIEGAANELPALRTIPWLATDALSADEPGDAANIRVAPDALAYLQYTSGSTASPKGVMMTHANLAHQCDYIGRIGGYGQDSVVVSWLPHHHDFGLVNGLLQPLYSGGVCYLMSSTAFLKRPLRWLQAITRYGGTHSGAPNFAYELLTKKATEGPLPALDLKTWCFASCGAEPIRWETLTNFAEAFAPCGFDFDSFYPAYGMAEATLATTVRRASDVPRYLAVDAEALSRGQVVVSQAADALKLVSCGRVSDDVCAEIVNPANATRCAADEVGEIWIAGGSVAAGYWQRPQETEGTFRAYLADTHEGPFLRGGDLGFVWEGEVYIAGRIKDIIIIRGQNYYPQDIEWTVQRSHPKLRTDGGAAIAVNVDGSEQLVVVQEVERGFDPATDQDEALDAIRRAIAEQHGVAVHGIQLVKRGMVPKTSSGKLQRQATRAAYLAAEFEAVADWKLDAEAEEAASAPADELEAQLVAIFRQVLKTPTVGVGDNFFARGGDSLGVVELNLLIEEQFGQTDAVSAQVDNLTVAALAASLRASLAPTATPSSPAPASPQPAAPAGLTPAQPLRRTPSPLAWGTGRIRRSSQLLKRSLRRGGRRLAGATLPYSQGSAFLAWFCGQGWAQRAFYWPQVRLVQQTLAAMGQPASVAAIVRHSLICNTWSHWRLSTLLAAPAAEFDRWVSVRGLEHLTQAHAAGRGVILLHSHSIYNALPMALLERQGITDMMLVGGKRRLLEVGLTSFADRLQLGGAISPENAEDGARGTQSTRFARQLLEAQRILKQGGVFHVAADGYQTPRHVVVPFHGRQRSFGIGFAEMALNTGAAAIPVFVSLQPGGQVTIDFRPPLVAGAGARSAQVESLVRQYVGQFAAVWAADLGNIRWRHLAKYLRLPAWDPALEGIEV, encoded by the coding sequence ATGAAGACCGACCTCGAAGCACCGATCTCTGCCGGACACGGCGCGGCTGCGGCCCTGCCCACCCTCGTGGACATCCTGCAGCAGCGCGCAGCGCAGGAGCCGGCGCGCGTGACCTACACCTTCTTGCATGAAGGGGAAAGGCCGACCGTCACCCTCACCTGCCGCCAACTCGACGCATCGGCGCGGGCCATTGCGGCCCATCTGCGCCGCACGCTGCCGGCCGGCGCGCGTGTCCTGTTGCTCTACCCGGCCGGTCTGGAGTTCATCAGCGCGTTCTTTGGCTGTCTCTACGCCGGTGTCATTGCCGTGCCCGCGCCTCTGCTCGGCACGCTGACCCTGAAGAACTCGCTGGCGCGCTTGCAGTCCATCGTGGACGATGCGCAGGCATCGGCGGTACTCACCCTGACGAACATCGTGTCGCAGATCGAAGGCGCGGCCAACGAGCTGCCCGCACTGCGCACGATTCCCTGGCTGGCCACCGATGCGCTGAGCGCGGACGAGCCAGGCGATGCCGCGAACATCAGGGTGGCGCCCGACGCGCTGGCCTATCTGCAATACACCTCCGGCTCCACGGCCAGCCCCAAAGGGGTGATGATGACCCATGCCAACCTCGCGCACCAATGCGATTACATCGGGCGCATCGGTGGTTATGGGCAGGACAGCGTTGTCGTGAGCTGGCTGCCGCATCATCATGATTTTGGCCTGGTCAACGGCCTGCTGCAGCCGCTGTACTCAGGCGGAGTCTGCTACCTGATGTCTTCCACGGCGTTTCTCAAGCGACCGCTGCGCTGGCTGCAGGCCATTACCCGCTACGGAGGGACGCACAGCGGCGCGCCCAACTTTGCCTACGAACTGCTGACCAAAAAGGCGACCGAAGGGCCTCTTCCCGCACTCGATCTGAAAACCTGGTGTTTTGCTTCTTGCGGCGCGGAGCCAATTCGCTGGGAAACGCTGACCAATTTTGCCGAGGCCTTTGCGCCTTGCGGTTTCGATTTCGATTCCTTCTATCCCGCTTATGGCATGGCTGAGGCGACCCTGGCTACCACGGTTCGCCGTGCAAGCGATGTTCCCCGCTATCTGGCGGTGGATGCGGAGGCGCTGAGCCGCGGTCAGGTGGTGGTGAGCCAGGCTGCCGACGCGCTCAAGCTGGTCAGTTGCGGCCGCGTCTCGGATGATGTGTGCGCCGAGATCGTGAACCCGGCCAACGCCACGCGCTGCGCCGCGGATGAGGTCGGCGAGATCTGGATTGCAGGGGGCAGCGTGGCGGCCGGCTACTGGCAGCGACCGCAGGAAACCGAAGGGACCTTCCGCGCCTACCTGGCCGACACTCACGAAGGCCCGTTCCTGCGCGGCGGCGACCTGGGCTTTGTGTGGGAGGGCGAGGTGTATATCGCCGGCCGCATCAAGGACATCATCATCATCCGCGGGCAGAACTACTACCCGCAGGACATCGAATGGACCGTGCAGCGCAGCCATCCCAAGCTGCGCACCGATGGCGGCGCGGCCATTGCGGTGAACGTGGACGGCAGCGAGCAGTTGGTGGTGGTGCAGGAGGTGGAGCGCGGCTTCGACCCGGCGACCGACCAGGACGAGGCGCTGGATGCCATCCGCCGCGCCATTGCGGAACAGCACGGCGTTGCGGTGCATGGCATCCAACTGGTGAAGCGGGGCATGGTGCCCAAGACTTCCAGCGGTAAGCTGCAGCGCCAGGCCACGCGCGCCGCCTACCTGGCCGCTGAGTTCGAGGCCGTGGCCGATTGGAAGCTGGATGCGGAGGCGGAGGAAGCCGCGTCTGCCCCGGCCGATGAACTGGAAGCGCAGTTGGTCGCCATCTTCCGCCAGGTGCTGAAGACGCCGACGGTGGGAGTAGGGGACAATTTCTTTGCGCGGGGCGGCGATTCGCTGGGTGTGGTCGAGCTGAATCTGCTCATCGAAGAACAGTTCGGTCAAACCGACGCTGTCAGCGCACAGGTTGACAACCTGACGGTGGCTGCGCTGGCGGCCTCATTGCGCGCCAGCCTGGCGCCAACGGCTACGCCGTCTTCCCCGGCGCCCGCGTCGCCGCAACCGGCTGCGCCCGCCGGCCTGACTCCCGCCCAGCCTTTGCGCAGAACGCCGTCCCCCCTCGCCTGGGGAACAGGTCGAATCAGGCGGAGCAGCCAACTGCTCAAGCGCAGTCTCCGGCGCGGCGGCCGGCGCCTGGCCGGCGCAACGCTGCCCTACAGCCAGGGCAGCGCGTTTCTGGCCTGGTTCTGCGGCCAGGGCTGGGCGCAGCGGGCCTTCTACTGGCCGCAGGTGCGCCTGGTGCAGCAGACGCTGGCCGCGATGGGGCAGCCGGCGTCTGTCGCGGCCATTGTGCGCCACAGCCTGATCTGCAACACCTGGTCGCACTGGCGGCTGAGCACGCTGCTCGCCGCACCGGCCGCTGAGTTCGACCGCTGGGTGTCGGTGCGCGGGTTGGAGCATCTGACGCAGGCTCACGCGGCGGGGCGCGGCGTCATCCTCCTGCATTCCCATTCGATTTACAACGCGCTACCCATGGCCCTGCTCGAACGCCAGGGCATCACCGACATGATGCTCGTTGGCGGCAAGCGCCGCCTGCTGGAGGTGGGACTGACCAGTTTTGCCGACCGCCTGCAACTCGGCGGAGCGATTTCCCCTGAAAACGCCGAGGATGGCGCGCGGGGAACGCAGAGCACACGCTTCGCGCGACAGTTGTTGGAGGCGCAACGCATCCTCAAACAGGGCGGCGTCTTTCATGTGGCGGCCGACGGCTATCAGACCCCGCGCCACGTCGTCGTGCCTTTTCATGGCCGTCAGCGCAGCTTCGGCATCGGCTTTGCGGAGATGGCGCTCAACACGGGCGCGGCCGCCATTCCGGTGTTCGTTTCACTGCAGCCGGGCGGCCAGGTGACGATTGATTTTCGTCCGCCGCTGGTGGCCGGCGCGGGCGCGCGCAGCGCGCAGGTTGAATCGCTCGTGCGCCAGTATGTCGGGCAATTTGCCGCGGTCTGGGCGGCCGACCTGGGCAATATCCGTTGGCGTCACCTGGCGAAGTACCTGCGTTTACCCGCCTGGGATCCGGCGCTGGAAGGCATCGAGGTTTGA
- a CDS encoding glycosyltransferase produces the protein MTISVIVPAHNAAGYLRHSLPALQRSIYPALECIVVDDASTDDTAAVCQAFAVQRVGLTGAPHGPATARNRGAAVSQGDILLFLDADVVLRPETLSRLAATFQNETTVAAIFGSYDDRPLATNFVSQAKNLLHHFTHQQARPDATTFWAGCGAIRRPAWQAVGGFDEQRYRRPSIEDIELGYRLTAAGYPIRLDKGLLVTHIKRWTMLSLLRSDVRDRAWPWAWLALERRRLPNDLNSHTSQRVSALLTWGIVGSVAGAWLRARRRPASPPAFAQQIAPPAWLTGLGACAGVIWLNRSLYRFLWRQRGFGFALAFVPLHLLYYLYSTTTFGLAALAWRAQKH, from the coding sequence ATGACCATCTCGGTGATCGTGCCCGCGCACAACGCGGCCGGCTATTTGCGTCACAGTCTGCCGGCCCTGCAGCGCTCCATCTACCCCGCCCTCGAATGCATCGTGGTGGATGACGCCTCCACCGATGACACCGCGGCCGTCTGCCAGGCGTTCGCGGTGCAACGGGTGGGCCTGACGGGCGCGCCGCACGGCCCGGCGACGGCGCGCAACCGCGGCGCGGCCGTCAGCCAGGGCGACATTTTGCTCTTTCTGGACGCCGATGTGGTTTTGCGACCGGAGACCCTGTCACGTCTGGCCGCCACCTTTCAGAACGAAACGACGGTCGCGGCCATCTTTGGCTCATACGACGATCGTCCCCTGGCCACCAACTTTGTGTCGCAGGCCAAGAACCTGCTGCACCACTTCACCCATCAGCAAGCCAGGCCTGACGCCACGACCTTTTGGGCCGGCTGCGGCGCCATCCGCCGGCCGGCCTGGCAGGCGGTCGGCGGGTTCGACGAGCAGCGCTATCGGCGGCCCAGCATCGAGGACATCGAGCTGGGCTATCGCTTGACTGCGGCCGGCTACCCGATTCGCCTGGACAAAGGGCTGCTGGTCACGCACATCAAGCGCTGGACGATGCTCTCTCTGCTGCGTTCCGATGTGCGTGACCGCGCCTGGCCGTGGGCCTGGCTCGCTTTGGAGCGACGGCGGCTGCCCAACGACCTCAATAGTCACACATCGCAACGTGTCAGCGCACTGCTGACCTGGGGCATCGTGGGCAGCGTGGCCGGGGCATGGCTGCGCGCTCGCCGCCGGCCCGCGTCCCCACCGGCGTTTGCGCAGCAAATCGCCCCGCCGGCCTGGCTGACCGGCCTGGGCGCCTGCGCCGGCGTGATCTGGCTCAACCGGTCGCTCTATCGCTTCCTGTGGCGTCAGCGCGGCTTCGGCTTTGCCCTGGCTTTTGTGCCGCTGCATCTGCTTTACTACCTCTACAGCACGACCACCTTTGGCTTGGCTGCTTTGGCCTGGCGCGCGCAGAAACACTAA
- a CDS encoding glycosyltransferase family 2 protein: MSADLAIIIVGWNARDWLLRCLASLPAGAAGLDVETWVVDNASTDGTVEAVARAFPQVHLIANTANLGFAAANNQAAGQTDSRYLLLLNPDTEVPPDMLRRLVAYADEHPAVGALGPQLRNLDGSPQRSCWRGYPDLGMALTDALYLWKLPWLPLAQRSEFQAAELGAPRSVDHLLGACLLIRGRAWEQVGPLDAGYFLFLEETDWCRRAQRAGWDIVYHPQLWITHAGQHSMRQAPARNLPHLYRSYTRFYRNGRQHTGGRGRVLLLKLIFALAILVRLGLWSLRWLRNPAERSQARPMLHGYGQVLRLLPGL, translated from the coding sequence ATGTCGGCTGACCTGGCGATCATCATCGTGGGCTGGAACGCGCGCGACTGGCTGCTGCGCTGTCTGGCCAGCCTGCCGGCCGGCGCGGCGGGGCTGGACGTGGAAACCTGGGTGGTGGACAATGCCTCGACCGATGGCACGGTGGAGGCGGTGGCCCGCGCCTTTCCGCAGGTGCATCTGATTGCCAACACCGCCAACCTGGGCTTTGCCGCGGCCAACAACCAGGCGGCCGGCCAGACCGACAGCCGCTACCTCCTGCTGCTGAACCCGGACACCGAGGTTCCGCCGGACATGCTGCGGCGCCTGGTGGCCTACGCGGATGAGCATCCTGCGGTGGGCGCGCTGGGGCCGCAGTTGCGCAACCTGGATGGCAGCCCGCAGCGCTCCTGCTGGCGCGGCTACCCTGACCTGGGCATGGCCCTTACCGACGCGCTCTACCTGTGGAAGCTGCCGTGGCTGCCCCTGGCTCAGCGCAGCGAATTTCAGGCCGCCGAACTGGGCGCGCCGCGGTCGGTGGATCATCTCCTGGGCGCCTGCCTCCTCATCCGCGGCCGCGCCTGGGAGCAGGTGGGACCGCTCGATGCCGGCTACTTTCTCTTCCTGGAAGAAACCGATTGGTGCCGCCGTGCGCAGCGGGCCGGCTGGGACATCGTCTATCACCCGCAGCTTTGGATCACGCACGCGGGTCAGCACAGCATGCGCCAGGCGCCGGCGCGCAATCTGCCCCATCTCTACCGCAGCTACACCCGCTTTTATAGAAACGGGCGGCAGCACACCGGCGGCCGCGGGCGGGTGCTGCTGCTCAAGCTGATCTTCGCCCTGGCGATCCTGGTGCGCCTCGGCCTCTGGAGCCTGCGCTGGCTGCGCAATCCGGCCGAGCGATCGCAGGCCCGCCCGATGCTGCATGGTTACGGCCAGGTGCTGCGCCTGCTGCCCGGCCTTTGA
- a CDS encoding O-antigen ligase family protein, with protein MNLSLPRLRLPVLPSRRELWRTWHDRQFWLRVVVVLLVLSSSALLAPRAPLLLLIAVAGAAGFILLLRWPGLGLVGLIAAAMIVPFEIGTGSESSLNAPLIMAPALVGIWLLTTLVRRRQVRILASRAVLAALALAASAVLAFGVGQLNWVALAQPAPLTAQIGGLALFIVSAAAFVLAAYQVKEMQTLQWMTWLFLALAALYITFRVAPPLARLIPIRLAEGAAGSLFYVWLTVLAASQALFNSTLRWWARVGCGILAALTLAVGLILGRSWSSGWLPPLVALTVMIWVARPRIGTIIAIPVAIVGFYFYTDVSSVLLKGNEYSLLTRMEAWSILVELISVNPVTGLGPANYYWYTPLYAILGYFVQFNSHNNYIDIIAQSGLLGFGCFVWLVFELFVLGWRLRTTVAAGFAAPMSMQPWAGWRACWPRACWATGSSLSSTTSASPAFAAASSAGFSWAGWWPSIS; from the coding sequence ATGAACCTTTCTCTTCCACGCCTGCGCTTGCCTGTGCTTCCTTCCCGCCGGGAGTTATGGCGAACCTGGCACGACCGCCAGTTCTGGCTGCGTGTCGTCGTTGTCCTGCTCGTGTTGAGCAGCAGCGCACTGCTGGCCCCGCGGGCGCCGCTGCTGCTGTTGATCGCGGTTGCCGGCGCTGCCGGTTTCATCCTGCTCCTGCGCTGGCCCGGCCTCGGCCTGGTGGGGCTGATTGCGGCTGCCATGATCGTTCCATTCGAGATCGGCACCGGCTCCGAGAGCAGCCTCAATGCGCCGCTCATTATGGCGCCCGCGTTGGTGGGCATCTGGCTGCTGACCACGCTGGTACGCCGCCGCCAGGTACGCATTCTGGCGTCGCGCGCAGTGCTGGCTGCGCTGGCGCTGGCGGCCAGCGCGGTTCTGGCCTTTGGGGTGGGTCAGCTCAACTGGGTGGCGCTGGCACAACCGGCGCCGCTCACCGCGCAGATCGGTGGCCTTGCTCTGTTCATCGTTTCGGCCGCGGCCTTCGTGCTGGCGGCGTACCAGGTCAAAGAGATGCAGACGCTGCAATGGATGACCTGGCTGTTCCTGGCGCTTGCCGCCCTCTATATCACCTTCCGTGTCGCTCCACCCCTGGCCCGTTTGATTCCTATCCGCCTGGCTGAAGGCGCTGCCGGCTCTCTTTTTTATGTGTGGCTCACCGTTCTGGCCGCATCCCAGGCCCTCTTCAATTCGACCCTGCGTTGGTGGGCGCGTGTCGGCTGCGGCATCCTGGCTGCGCTCACGTTGGCCGTTGGGTTGATCTTGGGGCGTAGTTGGTCTTCGGGTTGGCTGCCGCCGCTGGTCGCGCTGACGGTGATGATCTGGGTCGCCCGCCCGCGCATCGGCACCATCATTGCCATTCCGGTAGCCATCGTGGGCTTCTACTTCTACACCGATGTCAGCAGCGTCTTGTTGAAGGGCAATGAATACAGCCTGCTGACGCGCATGGAAGCCTGGAGCATCCTGGTCGAACTGATTTCGGTCAACCCGGTCACCGGCTTAGGCCCGGCCAACTACTACTGGTACACGCCGCTGTATGCCATCCTTGGCTATTTCGTGCAGTTCAACAGCCACAACAATTACATTGACATCATCGCTCAGTCTGGCCTGCTGGGGTTTGGGTGTTTTGTCTGGCTGGTGTTCGAGTTATTCGTTCTCGGCTGGCGTTTGCGCACCACGGTCGCGGCCGGATTTGCCGCGCCTATGTCTATGCAGCCCTGGGCGGGCTGGCGGGCATGCTGGCCGCGGGCATGTTGGGCGACTGGATCATCCCTTTCGTCTACAACATCGGCTTCACCGGCTTTCGCAGCAGCGTCCTCGGCTGGATTTTCCTGGGCGGGCTGGTGGCCCTCGATTTCATGA
- a CDS encoding glycosyltransferase family 2 protein, whose protein sequence is MLSIVIISWNTRDLLAACLTSLRTYPPDGDHEIVVVDNASRDDSTAMVRRDFPHVHLIENPTNVGFAAANNQALALCRGRYVLLLNSDTEVTPGALSALVRFMEQHPQAGVVAPTLVNPDGSFQASYARFPTLVSEFLLITRLARWLSGPYAPSPRPRINEPSHPVDWVAGAALLVRREAIDQVGGLDAGYFMYSEETDWCWRLWRHNWQVWYLPAVKVIHHGGASSRQRGAASYAQLYASKVRFFERAYGPAAAGRLRTLFRLVAAARGLTWRILRFVTPSPAGRVRLQQRLAREQQLAEQLSHDPSLEFST, encoded by the coding sequence ATGCTTTCGATTGTCATCATCTCCTGGAACACGCGCGATCTGTTGGCCGCCTGCCTGACCTCTCTGCGCACCTATCCGCCGGACGGAGACCACGAGATCGTGGTGGTTGACAACGCTTCCCGCGACGACAGCACGGCGATGGTGCGTCGCGATTTTCCCCACGTCCACCTGATCGAGAACCCCACCAATGTGGGCTTTGCCGCGGCCAACAATCAGGCGCTGGCCCTGTGCCGCGGACGTTACGTGCTTCTGCTCAACAGCGACACCGAAGTGACCCCTGGCGCACTCAGCGCACTGGTCCGTTTCATGGAACAACATCCGCAGGCCGGGGTGGTGGCCCCGACCCTGGTCAACCCGGATGGCAGCTTCCAGGCCTCCTACGCCCGCTTCCCCACCCTCGTCAGTGAATTTCTCCTCATCACCCGCCTGGCGCGCTGGCTCAGCGGCCCCTACGCGCCCAGCCCGCGGCCGCGGATCAACGAACCCAGCCACCCGGTGGATTGGGTGGCCGGCGCGGCGCTCCTCGTCAGGCGTGAAGCCATTGACCAGGTGGGCGGGCTGGACGCTGGTTATTTCATGTACAGCGAAGAGACCGACTGGTGCTGGCGTCTGTGGCGACACAACTGGCAGGTCTGGTACCTGCCCGCGGTGAAGGTCATTCATCACGGCGGCGCCAGCAGCCGTCAGCGCGGCGCGGCGAGCTACGCGCAACTGTACGCCAGCAAGGTGCGCTTCTTCGAACGCGCCTACGGGCCAGCCGCGGCCGGGCGTTTGCGCACCCTGTTCCGCCTGGTGGCCGCTGCTCGCGGCCTGACCTGGCGCATCCTGCGTTTTGTGACTCCCTCCCCCGCCGGGCGCGTGCGTTTGCAGCAGCGTCTGGCCCGCGAACAGCAGTTAGCGGAGCAACTGTCCCATGATCCCTCCCTGGAATTTTCAACATGA
- a CDS encoding sulfotransferase, giving the protein MRRRQPILITGSHRAGTTWVGQMLTQFPSTCYIGEVFNPTSGLLPGHLLRHWFTYVNADNAPLYVEPLNRILSYRFDWSQRQGARRYLPGRLLAYRLLRRTIGLPRPILKDPIAVMSAGWLDETFDMDVVCLVRHPAAFVASLRQVSWHFGFKSFNEQPALLADWLQPFAEQIAQPPPTFVGKAALLWLCVYHVVTLAAAQHPDWICLRLEDIAAAPQEAFADLYRRLDLPWSERSQRRVALHSNEQNPVGAPREDPHAIVRHSQAAAQAWRQKLSAEEISQIRRLTEPVAQHYYADHDW; this is encoded by the coding sequence ATGAGGCGGCGTCAACCGATCCTGATTACCGGGTCGCATCGGGCCGGGACCACCTGGGTGGGGCAGATGCTGACGCAGTTCCCCTCCACCTGCTACATCGGCGAAGTGTTCAACCCCACCAGCGGGCTGCTGCCAGGCCATCTGCTGCGGCACTGGTTCACCTATGTCAACGCGGACAATGCCCCGTTGTACGTGGAGCCGCTCAACCGCATCTTGAGCTATCGCTTCGACTGGTCGCAGCGCCAGGGAGCGCGGCGATATCTGCCGGGGCGGCTGCTGGCTTATCGTCTCCTGCGGCGCACCATCGGGCTGCCGCGACCGATCCTGAAAGATCCGATCGCGGTGATGTCCGCGGGTTGGTTGGACGAGACGTTCGATATGGATGTCGTTTGCCTGGTGCGTCACCCGGCGGCCTTCGTAGCCAGCCTGCGCCAGGTCAGTTGGCACTTTGGTTTCAAATCGTTCAACGAACAGCCGGCGCTGCTGGCCGACTGGCTGCAGCCCTTTGCCGAGCAGATTGCGCAGCCGCCGCCCACCTTCGTGGGCAAGGCGGCCCTGCTCTGGCTGTGCGTCTATCACGTAGTCACTCTCGCGGCGGCGCAGCATCCCGACTGGATTTGCCTGCGCCTGGAAGACATCGCCGCGGCGCCGCAGGAAGCCTTCGCCGATCTGTACCGGCGCCTTGACCTGCCCTGGAGCGAACGCAGCCAGCGCCGGGTGGCGCTCCACTCGAACGAGCAAAATCCGGTGGGGGCGCCCAGGGAGGACCCCCATGCCATCGTGCGTCACAGCCAAGCCGCGGCGCAGGCGTGGCGTCAGAAATTGAGTGCAGAGGAGATCAGCCAGATTCGGCGCCTGACCGAACCGGTGGCGCAGCACTACTATGCCGATCATGACTGGTGA